The genomic window GCCCGCTCCCATGGCGAGCGCGACCGCGACCGCGCTGCTGCCGAGGTTGCCGGTGGCCCCGCTGACGAGCAGCGTCTCACCGGCGGCGAGCACGCCGGCCAGCAGCCCGCCGTACGGGATGACGTGCACGCCGAGCGCGGCCCAGCGGGCCGGGTCCTCCCCCGCTGCTGCGGGCAGCGGGAAGACGTTCTCCGTCGGGACCCGCATGAGCTCGGCGAACGATCCGTCGTGCAGGTGGCGGGCGAGCCGCGCGCCGCCCTCGCCGCGGGAGCTCCAGCCCTGGAGCGTGATGTCGGGCGTCAGGGCGTCGTCGCGCGAGCGCACGGTGCAGTCGCACCACACCAGGTCGCCGGGGCGCAGCCGGGTGGCGTCCGGGCCCACGTGGACGATCCGTCCCACGCCGCCGATCCCGGGCACGACGGGAGGGACCAGGGGGTAGTTCCGCTTGCCGCTGAAGACCTCGGCCGCGTACGGGGCCACGCAGGTGGCGAGCACCTCGACCACCACCTCGCCGCCGCCGGCCTCGGGGTCGGGCACCTCCCG from Kitasatospora sp. NBC_01250 includes these protein-coding regions:
- a CDS encoding alcohol dehydrogenase catalytic domain-containing protein, whose amino-acid sequence is MRAAVLTQFGAPLTVREVPDPEAGGGEVVVEVLATCVAPYAAEVFSGKRNYPLVPPVVPGIGGVGRIVHVGPDATRLRPGDLVWCDCTVRSRDDALTPDITLQGWSSRGEGGARLARHLHDGSFAELMRVPTENVFPLPAAAGEDPARWAALGVHVIPYGGLLAGVLAAGETLLVSGATGNLGSSAVAVALAMGAGRVVAPGRNRAALDLLADRFGPRVRPVPLTGDEAGDRAAMSAAGDGPIDLVIDLLPPSAPSSATRTAAMTVREYGRIVLMGGVGMLGGDDLALPYPWIMRNSITVRGQWMYPRTANVGIIRLLASGALDLAPERVRSFGLTAVNDAVTYAASHAGPFDRTILTPPAR